A window from Telopea speciosissima isolate NSW1024214 ecotype Mountain lineage chromosome 8, Tspe_v1, whole genome shotgun sequence encodes these proteins:
- the LOC122672765 gene encoding xanthoxin dehydrogenase-like isoform X2: MSSINSSSSSLPHQRLVGKVALVTGGATGICESIVHLFHKHGAKVFIVDVKDSHGQHLCEALGGDQNVCYIHGNVTKEDDIRRAIDPTVDKFGTLDIMVNNAGVSGQPIPDIRNVDIAEFEKVFDVNVKGVFIGMKHVARVMIPNCKGSIVSISSVTSALGGLGPHAYTGSKHAAVGLTKNIAAELGAYGIRVNYVSPYAVCTDLSLAHLPEDERTKDAKVGFHAFVGKLANLQGINLTVDDVADAVLYMASDEARYISGTNLMIDGGFTCVNHSLRVFR, translated from the coding sequence ACTTGTGGGCAAGGTGGCATTGGTGACCGGCGGTGCAACTGGAATCTGTGAGAGTATTGTACATCTCTTCCACAAGCATGGTGCCAAAGTATTTATTGTGGATGTCAAAGACAGCCATGGCCAGCATCTATGTGAAGCCCTTGGAGGTGACCAAAATGTGTGTTACATCCATGGTAATGTCACTAAAGAAGACGATATCCGTCGTGCCATTGACCCCACGGTCGACAAATTTGGCACCCTCGACATTATGGTTAACAATGCTGGCGTCTCTGGCCAACCGATCCCGGACATTCGCAACGTAGACATAGCTGAATTTGAGAAGGTGTTTGATGTGAATGTAAAGGGTGTCTTCATTGGAATGAAACATGTAGCTCGTGTTATGATCCCTAACTGCAAAGGCTCTATTGTTTCTATATCAAGCGTTACAAGTGCTCTTGGGGGGTTAGGCCCTCATGCATACACAGGGTCAAAGCATGCTGCTGTGGGGTTAACAAAGAACATAGCTGCTGAGTTAGGGGCTTATGGGATAAGAGTGAACTATGTATCACCCTATGCTGTATGTACAGATCTGTCATTGGCTCACTTACCTGAGGATGAGAGGACTAAGGATGCTAAAGTTGGATTCCATGCTTTTGTTGGGAAATTAGCCAATCTACAAGGTATTAATTTAACGGTAGATGATGTAGCTGATGCAGTGCTTTACATGGCTAGTGATGAAGCAAGGTATATCAGTGGGACCAACCTTATGATCGATGGTGGTTTCACATGTGTTAATCATTCACTTAGGGTATTCCGGTGA